A single genomic interval of uncultured Desulfobacter sp. harbors:
- a CDS encoding YchJ family protein, whose product MEECPCGSNLAYAECCEPIITGTQPARTAQELMRARYTAYTMADTEFIFNTTHPDHREGYDHDGTKAWAQNSEWLGLEVVSTEAGCSEDQDGTVEFIATFRTNGVVQKHHELGRFSKQDDAWLFTTGDMVKPKPAVSTKVGRNEPCPCGSGRKYKKCCGK is encoded by the coding sequence ATGGAAGAATGTCCCTGCGGAAGCAACCTTGCCTATGCTGAATGCTGCGAACCCATCATTACCGGAACACAACCTGCCCGGACTGCACAAGAACTTATGCGGGCCCGTTATACCGCCTATACAATGGCTGATACGGAGTTTATTTTTAACACCACCCATCCGGATCACCGGGAAGGGTACGACCATGACGGCACAAAAGCATGGGCGCAGAATTCCGAATGGCTGGGCCTCGAAGTCGTCTCAACAGAAGCCGGCTGCTCCGAAGATCAGGATGGTACGGTTGAATTTATAGCCACTTTTCGGACGAACGGCGTTGTTCAAAAACACCATGAGCTTGGCCGGTTTTCAAAGCAGGACGACGCCTGGCTGTTCACCACCGGTGATATGGTGAAACCCAAACCCGCTGTTTCCACCAAGGTGGGCCGGAATGAACCCTGCCCCTGCGGCAGCGGGCGCAAATACAAGAAATGTTGCGGTAAATAG
- a CDS encoding cytoplasmic protein, giving the protein MEKTVLFAFRGDPLCFVHVLLNALDLKQRGREGLIVLEGESVKLVGPMSESGHFLNALYQKAKGAGLIYGACKACATKLDALGPIEKEGIPLVGDMANHPSMGAFIEKGYGIITF; this is encoded by the coding sequence ATGGAAAAAACCGTATTGTTCGCATTTAGGGGAGACCCTTTATGCTTTGTCCACGTGCTTCTCAACGCCCTTGATCTAAAACAGCGGGGCCGGGAAGGACTCATTGTTTTGGAAGGGGAATCCGTCAAACTTGTAGGGCCCATGTCTGAATCAGGACACTTCTTAAACGCACTTTACCAAAAAGCCAAGGGCGCCGGCCTTATTTACGGTGCATGCAAGGCCTGTGCAACCAAACTTGACGCCCTTGGTCCCATTGAAAAGGAAGGAATCCCCCTGGTTGGGGATATGGCCAATCACCCTTCCATGGGCGCATTCATTGAAAAAGGGTACGGAATAATCACATTTTAA